One window of Mesorhizobium sp. PAMC28654 genomic DNA carries:
- a CDS encoding ABC transporter permease has product MAILAFEKRLEPTFAGGAIAVAAAIGLSLVATSLLLWSAGASPLQALISIYVGAFGNQMAIVTTLLRASPLILTGVAVTVAFRAKIWNIGAEGQLYAGAMAGYAAYLVCMGLPTFILLPIVLLSGFAGGACLGALAGYLKARFSVNEVLSTVMLNYVVRFGLSYLLVNNWRDMTSFYQQSERVSASAMLPALIPGTKLHLGFLIALICAVAVHVLLSRTALGYEIKAVGQNPVASRFKGINVGRTAVTVMLISGGLAGLAGVAEVFGTQLRLRPDISVGYGFAGIVIAMLAGLRPLLVVPVAILFAALSTGGVTMQIDTGVPSALTLVVQAIVLIFFLITTALARYQIKIGG; this is encoded by the coding sequence ATGGCTATACTTGCGTTTGAAAAGAGACTTGAACCAACCTTCGCGGGAGGCGCTATCGCCGTTGCCGCGGCAATCGGCCTTTCGCTGGTGGCTACTTCGCTCCTGTTGTGGTCGGCGGGCGCCTCGCCGCTTCAAGCGCTGATCTCGATCTATGTAGGCGCCTTTGGAAATCAGATGGCAATCGTCACCACCTTGCTGCGTGCCAGCCCGCTGATCCTTACTGGCGTTGCAGTCACGGTCGCGTTCCGTGCCAAAATCTGGAACATCGGTGCGGAAGGCCAGCTCTACGCGGGCGCAATGGCTGGTTACGCGGCCTATCTGGTCTGCATGGGCCTCCCGACGTTCATCCTGTTGCCTATCGTTCTTTTAAGCGGCTTTGCTGGCGGCGCCTGTCTCGGCGCTCTGGCTGGCTATCTGAAGGCCCGCTTTTCGGTGAACGAAGTCCTGTCGACGGTGATGCTCAACTATGTCGTCCGCTTCGGGCTTTCCTACCTGCTGGTGAACAACTGGCGCGACATGACCTCCTTCTACCAGCAGTCGGAGCGGGTCAGTGCGTCGGCGATGCTTCCCGCACTCATTCCGGGGACCAAGCTGCACTTGGGCTTCCTGATCGCGCTGATCTGCGCCGTCGCCGTCCACGTCCTGCTCAGTCGAACCGCCCTCGGCTACGAGATCAAGGCAGTCGGGCAGAACCCCGTGGCTTCCCGCTTCAAGGGCATCAATGTCGGCCGCACGGCCGTCACCGTCATGCTGATCAGTGGTGGCCTTGCCGGGCTTGCGGGCGTCGCCGAAGTGTTCGGGACACAATTGCGACTGCGCCCCGATATTTCCGTGGGCTACGGGTTTGCCGGCATCGTGATCGCAATGCTGGCGGGGCTGAGGCCGTTGCTGGTCGTGCCCGTCGCCATCCTGTTCGCTGCCCTGTCGACCGGCGGCGTCACTATGCAGATCGATACGGGCGTCCCCTCCGCGCTTACGCTCGTTGTGCAGGCGATCGTCCTCATTTTCTTCCTCATCACGACGGCGCTGGCGCGCTACCAGATAAAGATAGGCGGCTGA
- a CDS encoding ABC transporter ATP-binding protein yields the protein MQALLEARNLTKRFHQVVANDDISFDIMPGEIHCLLGENGAGKSTLAECIYGYCQPDAGEFILNGRHVDIRSPADAIRNGIGMVHQHFVLVQTLTVLENIVIGTDGAGMVLDLRKAREALRRISEQYGVSIDLDAKIWQLSVGEQQWVEIVKALYLGARLLILDEPTAVLTPQESERLFRIFRSMTTSGMSVLLISHKLNEVMQSDRVTVLRKGRKVDTAITAKSSKAELTNMMVGRELKAVARIDSQQPGAVVVHAQNLSAKGERGQNALDGLGFELRRGEIVGVAGVAGNGQKELFEVLMGARKVFAGSITLDGKDVTNHTPRQMSGHGVGYIPDDRFKEGLIPSFNITDNLILGAQRSSLFMSKGILRLAKSRQFAREAIEQFRIATPSENTRAATLSGGNAQKVIVAREFSQATKVILANQPSRGLDVGVIEYMMEQLLAKRKAGFGILVASEELSELASIADRIVVMFKGKIVGHFRSNEIDLERIGLLMAGHGAD from the coding sequence ATGCAGGCATTGCTTGAAGCCAGGAATCTGACGAAACGGTTCCACCAGGTTGTTGCGAACGACGACATCAGTTTTGACATCATGCCCGGCGAGATTCATTGCCTCCTTGGTGAGAATGGCGCTGGAAAGTCTACCCTGGCGGAGTGCATCTACGGCTACTGCCAGCCTGATGCTGGCGAGTTCATCCTCAACGGCCGGCATGTCGACATAAGATCTCCCGCCGATGCGATACGGAACGGCATTGGCATGGTCCATCAGCATTTCGTGCTGGTCCAGACGCTGACGGTGCTGGAAAACATCGTGATTGGCACGGACGGCGCCGGCATGGTGCTGGACCTGCGCAAAGCCAGGGAGGCGCTGCGAAGAATTTCGGAGCAGTACGGCGTTTCCATCGATCTCGACGCCAAGATCTGGCAATTGTCGGTCGGCGAGCAGCAATGGGTGGAGATCGTCAAGGCGCTGTATCTCGGCGCTAGATTGCTCATCTTGGACGAGCCCACGGCAGTCCTTACGCCACAGGAATCCGAGCGCCTGTTCCGCATATTCCGGTCCATGACCACAAGTGGCATGTCGGTCCTGCTCATCAGCCACAAGCTCAACGAAGTCATGCAGTCCGACCGGGTGACAGTCCTGCGCAAAGGCCGCAAGGTCGATACCGCCATCACCGCCAAATCGTCCAAGGCCGAGCTTACCAACATGATGGTCGGGCGCGAATTGAAGGCGGTCGCGCGCATCGACTCACAGCAACCGGGAGCCGTCGTCGTCCATGCCCAAAATCTCAGCGCCAAGGGCGAGCGAGGGCAGAATGCGCTCGACGGTCTCGGCTTCGAGTTGCGCCGCGGCGAGATCGTCGGAGTGGCCGGCGTCGCTGGCAACGGGCAGAAAGAGTTATTCGAGGTCCTGATGGGCGCAAGGAAGGTGTTTGCCGGCTCCATCACGCTGGACGGGAAAGACGTTACCAACCATACGCCTCGTCAGATGAGCGGCCATGGCGTCGGCTACATTCCCGACGACCGCTTCAAGGAGGGGCTAATTCCCTCCTTCAACATCACTGACAACCTCATCCTTGGGGCGCAGCGATCGAGCCTCTTCATGTCCAAAGGCATTCTGCGGCTCGCGAAATCCAGACAGTTCGCACGCGAGGCGATCGAGCAGTTCCGAATAGCGACGCCGTCCGAAAACACCAGGGCGGCGACATTGTCGGGCGGCAACGCCCAAAAGGTGATCGTTGCCCGCGAGTTCTCGCAGGCGACGAAAGTCATCCTGGCCAACCAGCCGTCGCGCGGTCTCGATGTCGGGGTGATCGAATATATGATGGAGCAGTTGCTGGCCAAGCGGAAGGCTGGTTTCGGCATCCTGGTTGCGTCGGAAGAACTCAGCGAACTCGCCAGCATCGCCGATCGCATCGTCGTGATGTTCAAGGGAAAAATCGTCGGACACTTCCGTTCCAATGAAATCGATCTGGAACGGATCGGATTGCTGATGGCCGGACACGGCGCGGACTGA
- a CDS encoding BMP family protein translates to MRNFSSWISRILFVLGLSLCAVGASRADEPKTLNVAAVLPSGVENAWTKAWLNSFQRIQNAAPGGLKITLKYTENVYADTALSVIRGYAETGKYDVIWAHSSYSDEVETLKDEFPNILFVTVGGGNRPLGGNSYLIYMHIYEPAYVAGVYAGLTSKSKVLGAVGLFPADDVNDVVNAFRAGARSVAPDAKLKVTFIESWYDPAKASEAANAQISAGADIIFQLGESFQVCEERKIMCIGQYIDSSKIAPAAVPLSVLANWEPQINYIIDQWKKHKESEAPYAAPMEPVWFTMAQGGSAISGYGQFDSKTSDSVKQAVKQTQEDIVSGKMKVELKTDLPVSD, encoded by the coding sequence ATGCGAAACTTTTCGAGCTGGATATCCAGGATACTCTTCGTGCTTGGCCTGTCGCTGTGTGCGGTTGGCGCCAGTCGGGCGGATGAGCCCAAAACCCTTAACGTGGCGGCGGTGCTGCCTTCGGGCGTAGAGAACGCCTGGACCAAGGCGTGGCTGAATTCGTTCCAGCGGATTCAGAATGCCGCTCCGGGCGGCTTGAAGATTACGCTGAAATACACCGAGAACGTCTACGCCGACACGGCGCTCAGCGTCATTCGCGGCTATGCGGAAACCGGAAAATACGACGTCATTTGGGCACACAGCTCCTATTCGGACGAGGTGGAAACCCTCAAGGACGAATTCCCGAACATCCTCTTTGTAACCGTGGGCGGCGGGAATCGACCGCTGGGTGGGAATTCCTATCTGATCTACATGCACATATACGAGCCTGCCTATGTGGCTGGCGTCTACGCGGGCCTGACGAGCAAGTCCAAGGTGCTTGGCGCGGTCGGACTTTTCCCGGCCGACGACGTCAACGACGTCGTGAACGCTTTCCGGGCGGGCGCCCGCTCAGTGGCTCCCGACGCGAAGCTCAAGGTGACGTTCATCGAAAGCTGGTACGACCCCGCAAAGGCGTCCGAAGCCGCGAATGCACAAATCTCGGCGGGTGCCGACATCATTTTCCAGCTCGGCGAGTCTTTCCAGGTCTGTGAAGAACGCAAGATCATGTGCATCGGCCAATATATCGACAGTTCCAAGATCGCACCCGCGGCTGTGCCGCTCAGCGTGCTTGCGAACTGGGAGCCGCAGATCAACTACATCATCGATCAGTGGAAGAAGCACAAGGAAAGCGAAGCGCCTTACGCTGCCCCGATGGAGCCTGTGTGGTTCACAATGGCGCAAGGCGGCAGCGCCATCAGCGGCTATGGCCAGTTCGACAGCAAGACTTCCGACAGCGTCAAGCAGGCCGTCAAGCAGACGCAGGAAGACATCGTCTCGGGCAAAATGAAGGTCGAGTTGAAGACCGATCTGCCGGTCTCCGACTAG
- a CDS encoding GntR family transcriptional regulator translates to MSDPTYPRLLWTKRPHIAIFSEYDCFHMPHKKDDPLNRQSKARGSRSREQVIYEDIHRAIAERRLLPGAKLTEETLCEVFKVSRARIRKVLLLLAKENVVRLEPNRGAFVWRPTVRDARNVLDARRVIELETINGAIAHATVENFAEMRRIIAEEKKALADGDYSRSMRLSGEFHMALAASAQNPILSEFLAGLISRCYLILATYQKRDAQVCPQTDHEDIVTLLEQRDLMGALTAQRHHFDHIESELDLSDKQPASLTLKQIFAGA, encoded by the coding sequence ATGAGTGACCCGACTTACCCGCGGCTGTTGTGGACAAAACGACCGCACATAGCCATTTTTTCGGAGTATGATTGTTTTCACATGCCTCATAAGAAAGACGATCCCTTGAACCGACAGTCGAAGGCCCGGGGCAGCCGCTCCCGTGAGCAAGTGATCTACGAGGACATCCATCGCGCGATTGCGGAGCGCCGCCTGTTGCCCGGGGCGAAACTTACGGAGGAAACGTTATGCGAAGTCTTCAAGGTAAGCCGCGCCCGGATAAGGAAGGTTCTTCTGCTTCTGGCCAAGGAAAATGTCGTTCGCCTCGAGCCCAACCGGGGAGCTTTTGTCTGGCGCCCCACGGTTCGCGATGCCAGGAACGTGCTGGATGCAAGGCGTGTCATCGAGCTTGAAACCATCAATGGCGCCATAGCCCACGCGACCGTCGAGAATTTTGCCGAAATGCGGCGCATCATCGCGGAGGAGAAGAAGGCGCTGGCGGACGGCGACTACTCGCGCTCCATGCGCCTGTCCGGCGAATTCCATATGGCGCTCGCCGCCAGCGCGCAAAATCCCATTCTCAGCGAGTTTCTCGCCGGCCTGATCTCGCGCTGCTATCTGATCCTGGCCACATACCAGAAGCGAGATGCCCAGGTCTGCCCGCAGACGGATCACGAGGATATCGTCACGCTGCTCGAGCAGCGTGACCTCATGGGCGCGCTGACAGCGCAGCGCCATCACTTCGACCATATCGAAAGCGAACTGGATCTTTCCGACAAGCAACCTGCAAGCTTGACTCTGAAGCAGATATTTGCGGGCGCATAG
- a CDS encoding urate hydroxylase PuuD, with protein sequence MPELLDWLGILLRWGHVMAGIAWIGTSFYFNWFDLSVRPSRDSLLKENVRGTLHEVHGGSFYYHEQYWPDRDVSRMLAHSGPAQLTLLTGLGLMSVFYWYGADVYLIDPRVAILSKAHAIALSVGALLLAWPLYDKLCRSVQDDRVVFAWMTVATAAAAWLFSHLFGGRAAFIQVGAMLGSIMVLSVHFVIIPNHIAMLRQIRAGKKLDTKHGERAKRVSQHNNYFTLPVIFAMLSIHFPLATGHPLNWVILLLMMGFGVTLRHWRNMVLKKERSDRRLLACAFAMLAAAVGVSEIDLSTAADTPMATTAVQSDARIMAVVHARCTACHSEHPTNSTFTTAQIQFWDRSA encoded by the coding sequence ATGCCGGAGCTTCTAGATTGGTTGGGCATCCTTTTGCGATGGGGTCACGTGATGGCTGGCATCGCGTGGATCGGAACATCGTTCTATTTTAACTGGTTCGACCTTTCGGTCCGGCCTTCTCGCGATAGCCTGTTGAAGGAAAACGTCCGCGGCACGCTGCACGAGGTGCATGGCGGCAGTTTTTACTATCACGAGCAATATTGGCCTGACCGCGATGTCTCCCGGATGCTGGCGCATAGCGGCCCGGCACAGCTTACCCTGTTGACGGGCCTCGGGCTCATGTCCGTGTTCTACTGGTATGGCGCCGACGTCTACCTGATCGACCCGCGCGTAGCGATCTTGTCGAAGGCGCATGCCATCGCCCTGAGCGTCGGCGCGCTACTACTGGCTTGGCCGCTCTACGACAAGCTCTGCCGAAGCGTGCAGGACGACCGGGTGGTCTTCGCCTGGATGACTGTGGCGACAGCAGCGGCGGCGTGGCTTTTCAGCCACCTGTTCGGCGGCCGAGCCGCCTTCATACAAGTCGGCGCGATGCTCGGTTCGATCATGGTGCTCAGCGTGCATTTCGTGATTATCCCCAACCACATCGCCATGTTGCGCCAGATCCGGGCAGGTAAAAAGCTCGACACGAAGCATGGCGAGCGGGCCAAGCGCGTTTCGCAGCACAACAACTATTTCACCCTGCCTGTGATCTTCGCCATGCTGTCGATCCACTTCCCGCTGGCGACGGGACATCCGCTGAACTGGGTGATCCTGCTCCTCATGATGGGATTCGGCGTCACGCTGCGACATTGGCGGAATATGGTCCTCAAGAAAGAACGTTCGGACCGGCGGCTTCTGGCCTGCGCTTTCGCCATGCTGGCCGCGGCGGTCGGCGTATCGGAAATCGACCTGTCGACCGCGGCCGACACCCCCATGGCCACCACAGCGGTGCAATCCGACGCGCGGATCATGGCGGTCGTTCATGCGCGCTGCACGGCATGCCACTCCGAGCATCCCACCAACTCCACCTTCACGACGGCGCAAATTCAGTTCTGGGATCGATCAGCCTGA
- the puuE gene encoding allantoinase PuuE, with product MVGYADRTPAPCWPRGARLAVQFVVNYEEGAENNILHGDSKSESYLTELVGTQPLLQARSLTMESLYEYGSRVGFWRLLKLFNDRDLKFTAFAVAMALRRNPRVAQALAEGGHEVASHGWRWIDYHDMDEATEREHIRLSVETITQLTGSRPLGWYTGRISPNTRRLVAEEGGFLYDADSYSDDIPYWELAGGKPQLIVPYTLDVNDMKFGAAQGFNCGDQFLAYLKDSFDCLYAEGGSQARMLSIGLHCRIAGKPGRIQALSRFLDYIQGFDDIWICRRLDIARHWRERFPFDQAALASVG from the coding sequence ATGGTTGGCTATGCCGACCGGACGCCGGCCCCGTGCTGGCCGAGAGGCGCCCGGCTGGCGGTCCAGTTCGTCGTCAACTACGAAGAAGGCGCGGAAAACAATATCCTTCACGGCGATAGCAAGTCGGAATCTTATTTGACCGAACTGGTCGGAACACAGCCATTGCTTCAGGCGCGAAGCCTGACGATGGAGTCGCTTTACGAATATGGCAGCCGGGTTGGCTTCTGGCGCCTGCTCAAGCTGTTTAATGACCGAGATCTCAAATTCACCGCCTTCGCGGTAGCCATGGCGCTGCGGCGCAATCCGCGCGTAGCACAGGCGCTTGCGGAAGGCGGGCACGAGGTCGCCAGCCATGGCTGGCGCTGGATCGACTACCACGACATGGACGAGGCGACCGAGCGCGAGCATATCCGGCTGTCGGTCGAGACGATCACCCAACTGACGGGCTCCCGCCCGCTGGGCTGGTACACCGGACGCATAAGCCCAAACACCCGTCGCCTCGTCGCCGAGGAAGGAGGCTTCCTCTACGATGCCGATTCTTATTCGGACGACATCCCTTATTGGGAATTGGCCGGCGGCAAACCTCAATTGATCGTGCCCTATACGCTCGATGTGAACGACATGAAGTTCGGCGCCGCGCAGGGGTTCAACTGCGGCGACCAGTTCCTCGCCTATCTCAAGGACAGCTTCGACTGTCTCTATGCCGAAGGCGGGAGCCAAGCCCGGATGCTATCGATCGGCCTGCATTGCAGGATCGCCGGAAAACCTGGCCGCATCCAGGCATTGTCACGCTTCCTCGATTATATCCAAGGCTTCGACGACATCTGGATTTGCCGGCGCCTGGACATCGCTCGCCACTGGCGCGAACGATTCCCGTTCGACCAAGCCGCCCTTGCATCGGTCGGGTAG
- a CDS encoding nucleoside deaminase translates to MKFSKEQDLTFLRSAIDVSRRSRGHGNHPFGCVLVDGSGKVVLESENSYTTDKGPGHAETNLARKAATSFEEEYLRSCTLYTSVEPCCMCSGTAYWAGLGAVVFGMTEARLGQLTGDHPENLTMDLPCRTVFEAGRRPVEVRGPFPELEGEILKAHEGFWD, encoded by the coding sequence ATGAAATTCAGCAAAGAACAGGACCTGACGTTTCTGAGATCCGCGATAGACGTGTCGCGCAGATCGCGCGGGCATGGCAATCACCCGTTCGGCTGCGTCCTGGTCGACGGCTCGGGAAAGGTCGTTCTGGAATCCGAGAACAGCTATACGACCGACAAGGGACCGGGGCATGCCGAGACCAATCTGGCACGCAAGGCGGCCACCTCGTTCGAGGAGGAGTACCTGCGAAGCTGCACGCTCTACACGTCGGTCGAACCGTGCTGCATGTGCTCCGGCACCGCCTATTGGGCCGGCCTTGGTGCCGTCGTTTTCGGAATGACCGAGGCCCGCCTGGGACAGTTGACGGGCGACCACCCTGAAAACCTGACAATGGACCTGCCTTGCCGCACCGTTTTCGAAGCCGGGCGCCGGCCGGTGGAAGTCCGCGGACCGTTCCCTGAACTCGAAGGCGAAATCCTGAAAGCCCATGAAGGCTTCTGGGACTGA
- the xdhA gene encoding xanthine dehydrogenase small subunit, with translation MSADVGDRSRSRIRFVFDGKIREHETVDTTITVLDYLRTIAGKKATKEGCAEGDCGACTVAVGELVDGRMHYRAVNSCIQFLPMLDSRHLITLEDLARDGELHPIQEAMIARDGSQCGFCTPGFVMSMYVLSKEKPVPTICEIEDALAGNLCRCTGYGPIIEAARDRCKAAHERNLATARTEDMDQLRALQADERPLFVKAGDRSFQAPRSTEQLIACLKENPMATIVAGATDIGLWVTKRHMRLQHIISVGEVRELKQIVEETDRLVIGAAATYDELHAPLEAHHKDLGELVRRIGSQQVRNQATIGGNIANGSPIGDGPPALIALGAILVLNGIEGRRELPLEDFFVAYGKQDRSPGEFVEAVILPKLRPNQKFAAYKISKRFDQDISAVCGAFAVSIANGLVDDIRICFGGMAATPKRASACEAAIVGQPWSELTIEKAVVKLAADYAPMTDMRASSSYRSRVAANLLRKFLVETTQVDAGTRIIETVRSRDHA, from the coding sequence GTGAGCGCCGACGTGGGAGACCGTTCCAGGTCAAGGATACGTTTCGTGTTTGACGGCAAGATCCGCGAGCATGAAACGGTCGACACCACCATCACCGTTCTAGACTATCTGCGGACGATAGCCGGGAAGAAGGCAACGAAGGAAGGCTGTGCCGAAGGCGATTGCGGCGCATGCACCGTTGCGGTGGGCGAACTGGTGGACGGTCGCATGCACTATCGCGCGGTGAACAGTTGCATCCAGTTCCTGCCGATGCTCGACAGCAGGCATCTCATCACGCTGGAAGATCTCGCCCGCGACGGCGAGTTGCATCCGATCCAGGAAGCGATGATCGCGCGGGACGGGTCGCAATGCGGTTTCTGCACACCTGGCTTCGTCATGTCGATGTACGTCCTTTCGAAGGAAAAGCCGGTCCCGACCATTTGCGAAATAGAAGATGCGCTGGCAGGCAATCTGTGTCGCTGCACAGGATACGGGCCGATCATCGAGGCGGCCAGGGATAGATGCAAGGCAGCGCATGAGCGCAACCTTGCAACCGCCAGGACCGAAGACATGGACCAGCTCCGCGCGTTGCAGGCGGACGAGCGGCCGCTCTTCGTCAAGGCCGGCGACCGTAGCTTCCAGGCGCCGCGCTCGACCGAGCAATTGATCGCCTGCTTGAAAGAAAACCCGATGGCGACGATCGTGGCCGGCGCGACGGATATCGGCCTGTGGGTCACCAAACGCCATATGCGGCTCCAGCACATCATCTCAGTGGGCGAGGTTCGGGAATTGAAGCAGATCGTCGAGGAAACGGACCGCCTCGTCATCGGGGCCGCCGCAACCTATGACGAACTGCATGCCCCGCTGGAAGCGCACCACAAAGACCTCGGCGAGTTGGTCAGGCGGATCGGTTCGCAGCAGGTACGCAATCAGGCTACGATCGGCGGCAACATCGCAAACGGATCGCCGATCGGCGACGGCCCACCTGCCCTGATCGCTCTCGGCGCGATCCTTGTGCTCAACGGCATCGAGGGTCGGCGCGAACTTCCTCTCGAGGATTTCTTCGTCGCCTACGGCAAGCAGGACCGGAGCCCGGGAGAGTTCGTCGAAGCGGTTATCCTGCCAAAGCTGCGGCCAAACCAGAAATTCGCCGCCTACAAGATATCCAAGCGCTTCGACCAGGACATATCGGCGGTCTGCGGCGCCTTCGCCGTCAGCATCGCCAACGGGCTGGTGGACGATATCCGAATCTGTTTCGGCGGCATGGCGGCAACGCCCAAGAGGGCCTCGGCTTGCGAAGCGGCCATCGTCGGCCAGCCGTGGTCCGAGCTGACGATTGAAAAGGCGGTTGTGAAATTGGCCGCGGACTACGCACCCATGACGGACATGCGGGCCAGCTCGTCATATCGCAGCCGGGTCGCCGCAAATCTGCTTCGCAAGTTTCTCGTCGAAACCACGCAGGTCGATGCCGGCACGAGAATCATCGAAACGGTGAGGTCCCGCGACCATGCATGA
- the xdhB gene encoding xanthine dehydrogenase molybdopterin binding subunit has translation MHDARRQNPTVDRIRGAVHDRLQHESARKHVTGAAEYIDDLREPAGTVQILPVRSPVAHGRVIACDLSAVEAAPGIVCVLTAKDIPGTNDFSHGGTDDDRILSDQLVEYAGQVMYAIVAEDIHSARQAARLAKVQFEELPVILDVDEAVRQEFFLAPLRTLARGDSAGALASAPHRLKGRVSNGAQEHFYLEGQISLAVPAEDGAVMIYCSTQDPSAVQHIVSRVLGVSSSHVIVETRRLGGGFGGKETMATHFAAIAALVTRKTGRPAKCRLDRDDDMYITGKRHEFFVDYDVGFDGDGLLLGVELDFHARCGNSLDQSVPVLNRALFHADNCYYLPNVRFTGYACKSHTVTAVAFRGFGSPQGMFAIERVVDAVAYHLGLDPLEVRKRNFYRDGYDTTPFNAVVKDNILHRLIPELEASSDYHQRRAEVARFNATSRYLKKGIALTPIKYGIGFGVNFLNQAGALLHVYEDGSVMLNHGGIEMGQGLFMKVAQVVAQELQIDVDNIRVTATSTDKVPNTMATAASSGTDLNAAAAQIAAAKIRRRITEFAASHFKVAEDQVVFMPNRIRIGNQDMPFREVIHLAYMNRVALSASGHYKSPLNQYDSIALTGQPHRYYVYGAAVAEVIVETLTGENKVTRVDILHDVGKSLNPAIDFGQLEGGFIQGMGWMTTEEIVWDPKGRLTTHAPSTYKIPACSDRPRDLRMAFAEWSENSVESVYKSKAIGEPPLCLGISVFSALCDAVRQTHPDRPWPGMNAPATAEAILNAMDRAAE, from the coding sequence ATGCATGACGCCCGGCGACAGAACCCAACCGTCGACCGCATCCGAGGGGCGGTCCATGACAGGCTTCAGCACGAAAGCGCCCGCAAGCATGTGACCGGCGCGGCCGAGTATATCGACGATCTGAGGGAGCCCGCCGGAACAGTCCAGATCCTGCCTGTTCGCAGTCCCGTCGCGCATGGGCGCGTGATTGCCTGCGATCTCTCGGCGGTCGAGGCTGCTCCTGGCATCGTCTGTGTGCTGACAGCCAAAGACATACCGGGCACCAATGACTTCAGCCACGGCGGCACTGACGACGATCGTATCTTGTCGGACCAGCTCGTCGAATATGCCGGCCAGGTAATGTATGCCATTGTAGCGGAGGACATCCACTCGGCGCGGCAGGCCGCCAGGCTAGCCAAGGTGCAGTTCGAGGAATTGCCTGTCATTCTGGATGTCGATGAAGCCGTGCGGCAGGAATTCTTTTTGGCGCCGCTGCGGACGCTGGCACGCGGTGACAGTGCCGGCGCGCTCGCTAGCGCGCCCCACCGCCTCAAGGGTCGCGTCTCCAACGGTGCTCAGGAGCACTTCTACCTCGAAGGCCAGATCTCGCTTGCCGTCCCAGCGGAGGATGGCGCGGTAATGATCTACTGCTCCACCCAAGACCCGTCGGCCGTCCAGCATATCGTGTCCCGCGTACTGGGCGTCTCCTCGAGCCATGTCATCGTCGAGACCCGGCGCCTGGGCGGCGGCTTCGGCGGCAAGGAAACGATGGCGACGCATTTCGCCGCCATCGCCGCCCTGGTGACGCGCAAGACGGGACGGCCGGCAAAATGCCGCCTGGACCGCGACGACGACATGTATATCACCGGCAAGCGCCACGAATTCTTCGTCGACTACGATGTTGGGTTCGACGGCGACGGCTTGTTGCTCGGCGTCGAACTCGATTTCCATGCGCGGTGCGGCAATTCGCTGGATCAGTCCGTTCCGGTCCTGAACAGGGCGCTGTTTCACGCAGACAATTGCTATTATCTACCGAATGTCCGCTTTACCGGATACGCATGCAAGTCGCATACGGTAACCGCGGTCGCCTTTCGCGGCTTCGGCAGCCCGCAGGGCATGTTTGCGATCGAGCGCGTCGTCGACGCCGTTGCCTATCATCTGGGGCTCGACCCCCTGGAAGTCCGCAAGCGGAATTTCTACCGTGACGGGTATGACACGACGCCGTTCAACGCCGTCGTGAAGGACAACATCCTGCACAGGCTGATCCCTGAGCTCGAGGCTTCGTCGGACTATCACCAGCGCCGAGCCGAGGTCGCCCGGTTCAATGCGACCTCTCGCTATCTCAAAAAGGGCATTGCGCTGACGCCGATCAAGTACGGCATCGGTTTCGGGGTGAATTTTCTCAATCAGGCCGGAGCGCTTCTCCACGTCTATGAGGATGGATCGGTGATGCTCAATCACGGCGGCATCGAGATGGGCCAGGGCCTGTTTATGAAGGTCGCCCAAGTGGTGGCGCAGGAGCTTCAGATCGACGTCGACAACATCCGCGTAACCGCCACGTCGACCGACAAGGTACCGAACACGATGGCGACGGCGGCGTCCTCTGGAACGGACCTCAACGCCGCCGCCGCGCAGATCGCGGCAGCCAAGATCAGGAGGCGAATTACCGAGTTTGCCGCCAGCCATTTCAAGGTGGCGGAAGACCAGGTCGTCTTCATGCCGAACCGCATCCGTATCGGCAATCAGGATATGCCCTTCCGGGAGGTGATTCACCTCGCCTACATGAATCGTGTCGCGCTCTCGGCTTCGGGGCACTACAAGTCGCCACTCAACCAATATGACTCGATAGCGCTGACGGGACAGCCGCACAGATACTATGTCTACGGTGCCGCGGTTGCCGAAGTGATCGTCGAGACACTTACGGGCGAGAACAAGGTGACGCGCGTCGACATTCTTCATGACGTGGGGAAGTCGCTCAATCCGGCAATCGATTTCGGCCAGTTGGAAGGCGGCTTCATTCAGGGGATGGGCTGGATGACCACGGAAGAGATCGTCTGGGATCCAAAGGGCAGACTGACGACTCATGCCCCATCGACGTATAAAATCCCCGCCTGCAGCGACCGGCCACGCGACCTGCGCATGGCGTTCGCGGAATGGAGCGAGAACTCGGTGGAATCGGTCTATAAATCGAAAGCCATCGGCGAGCCTCCTCTATGCCTCGGTATCTCCGTCTTCTCCGCATTGTGCGATGCGGTCAGGCAGACTCACCCTGACAGACCTTGGCCGGGGATGAATGCGCCGGCCACTGCCGAGGCTATCTTGAACGCCATGGATCGGGCCGCCGAGTAG